TGAAAAATTTATTTATTGGAGGCTGAAAGAAAATTTTAGCCCATAGAATGTCAACAGTTGTAATATATGGCAAATCTTTAAAAACGCTGTAGTTATGATTAAAATCTGAAAATAATTTTGGATTAATCGCATTGCCATTTTCATCTAATACTTCACACATTGCAGCAACACATGGTAGTTTTACAAAATTACACAGTTCTAATAATGCTTCAGTGTGTCCAGCGCGTGCTAACAATCCGCCCTGCATTGCACGCAAAGGAAAAACATGACCCGGACTAACAAAATCGGTGATAGTTACATTTGAATTAGCCATTAACTCAATTGTATAAGAACGATCTTTAGCAGAAATTCCACTAGTTATTCCTGATTTTGCATCGACTGACAAAGTAAAGTTAGTATGAGAAATGCCTCCTGGGATTTGGGGTGCAGAATATATTCCTAGCTTATTTGCAATTTCATGACTAACAGATACGCATAATAAGCCTTTTGCATGGGTTATAGCGAAGTTGACATTTTCTGGTGTTGCTCCACATGCGTGAAAAACCAAATCTGCTTCGTTCTCCCGGCGTCCGTCATCCCCAACAAGAATAAGCCCGCCATTTTTAAATATTGCTAGAGCCTTTTGTATTTTTTCCACTAAGGTAGTAAGAGCATATAGATATTGTTCACTATAGTTCACAGATGCAAGGCTCCAAGTAGTTGATATTTTTAGCTATTATATAAAAGATGAAAAAAGAATCACAACTGATTTTTTCTCAACTCTTCAATAGCATAAAAATGTAGTTAAAGCATTAATTGTTGCGAATTGTTTCATTTTTGAAAGGATTTTGAATTGATTGATTTAAATCTCAACCATTTATTCATTGTTTTTCAATTAATTATTTTAGAAGGGTTATTAAGCTTTGATAATGCTCTTGCCCTAGCTGCTTTAGTTAAAAAGAAGTTAAAAGAACCAGAACAACAAAAGAAAGCGTTACTTTTAGGAATTTGGGGTGCCTATCTTTTTAGAATTGGTATTATTTTTATTGGCGTTTGGTTAATGAAGTATGAATGGGTAAAAGCAATTGCAGGTTTATATTTGCTTTATTTATCTTGCCATGAGCTTTTTTTTCATAAAGAAACAACTCATGAAATATCCACTTCTAATAATATTGAAAAAATTGTAATTCCTAAATCAATAAACACAAGTGTTAAACATTTCATTTTAGTTGTTGTTCAGGTTGAAATAATGGATATTATGTTTTCAATAGACTCTATTGCTGTTGCTTTAGCAATATCTGACGTAAAATGGGTTTTAATTTCAGGGGCTTTATTGGGAGTTTTATTGATGCGTATAGCTGCCCAATTTTTTATTAAACTGATAGAAAAATTTCCCATTTTAGAAAAAACAGCTTTTGTTTTGGTTGGAATAGCTGGTATTAATGTTATCTTAAAAATTAAGGATTTAAATTTAGGATTTTCTTATTTAACCATAGATAAACCAATTCCAGAAAACATTTTTCTTTTATTAATGGTGTTTATTTTATTAGGGTCATTATTTTTTAATAAAACTTATGTGAAAAAAAATCATAAATAAATTTTATTGAGTAAAAAATTTACTTTTTCAGATATGATAGAATAAATAAATTTAAAAGGATTTATTATGCTATTATATAAACATTTAATTATTGGATATATTGCTGCATTTTTAACTACTTCGGCATTTTTGCCACAAGCTATAAAAACATTGAAATCAAAAGACACTCGTGGAATTTCACTGGTTATGTATTCCATGTTTTGTACAGGTGTGTTTTTATGGTTGTTATATGGAATTATGATTAATGATTTGATTATTATATTAGCGAATTTTACTACTTTTATTTTTTCATTTTCAATTTTGTTAATTTGTTTCCTTAACTTGAAAAATAAAGATAAAAGGATTAAATAAAATTGTTACTTTGAAATTGAAAGGAAAAAAAATGGATTTAAAATTACAATCAAAAAAAGCTTTGATAACAGGCTCTACTTCTGGAATTGGCTTCGCAATAGCGCAATCCTTACTTCAGGAAGGTGTTTCTATTATTATAAATGGTAGAACAGAAGATAGGGTCAAGGTAGCTATTGAAAAATTGAATAAACAAAATATTCATAAGCAAAACATTATTGGAATAGCTGCTGATGTTGGAACGCAAAAAGGTTGCGAAAAATTGATAGAGGAAGTTAATCAGGTTGATATATTGATTAATAATTTTGGAGTCTACGCAGCTCGTGAATTTGAAGAAATTAGTGATGACAATTGGATGGAAATATTCAATCAAAATGTTATGTCGGGAATAAGACTGAGTAGATACTATTTAAAACAAATGAAAAAAAAGGATTGGGGTAGAATAGTTTTTATATCAAGCGAATCAGGAATTCATATCCCTACTGAAATGATACATTATGGCGTAACAAAGACGGCGCAAATTGCATTAGCTAGAGGTTTGGCTGAAACTACTTTAGGGACAGGTGTAACAGTAAATTCAATATTGCCAGGTCCCACATGGTCTGAAGGTGTAGAAAAGTTTGTCAGTGATTTAGCTGTGCAAAACAATTTATCAAATAAAGAAATGGAAAAGAAATTTTTTAAAGAGTATCGCTCCTCTTCACTCATTCAAAGATTTGCTTCTGTTGATGAAGTAGCTAGTTTCGTTACTTATATTTGCAGTCCCCTTTCTTCAGCCACAAATGGAGCTGCCTTAAGAGTTGAAGGTGGATTATTACGTGGAATTGTTTAAAATTAGGAATTAAAATGTTTATAATGAATACTTTATTGAGAACTATTTTAGTTCTTTCCATTTTTCCTAGTAGCTATGCATTTTCATTACAAAAGACTAAATTATATTGTGTAACGGATTTAAAAAATTTTGAAGTCATCATTTCTGATGAAAATTAAGTTGAAGTTGCTGGAGATTTTATTAATGTCTATGAAAATCTCCGTGGTTTAGTTAGTGAAACTACTTATTTTAAATTAACGCCTAAACATTCTTTGAAATTATTTGAATTTATTTCTGTATGTCCTGCTTAAAAATTTGCAAGTTATTAGAAAATATAAAAATAAGTATGAAGATTTCATTATAGTTTGAAATCTAAATGGAATTTCATTTTCTAATTTTAATATGAGAGATAATTATCATACGCCAACTTTAGGTATGCGTATTACTTTTACAAGTAGAATTATAAATCAAGGTGCTCATGGTATTTATGCGCCAAATATTTTTAAACTGTTTTTTAATCCTCTAATCTCAGAAAAAATTTAATTAAATTCTTTATTCCACCAATCATTAAATAATTCTTCTGAACGAGAAGCAAGCATTTCTCTTTTTGTTGACTTATCTATTTTCTTCATTTTTAAAACTTTTTCAGAATTATTACTATACTTTTCAATGTCATCTTTGGATAATTCATTAAATAATCCCCAGTGAATATTCATCGGTGTAAACTTTTTTGGTTCAGAGTATATACAAAAGCGAGCTAAACAACCTAAAGATGTATTTGCAGGTGGTAGGGATAAAGTTTTTTGCTTTGTTAATTTAAAGCCAATTAAATGGCCAATAAAACATCCCATAGCAGTACTTTCAAGATAGCCTTCAACACCCATAATTTGTCCTGCTAAATATATTTTATTATTTTCTTTCAATGAAAAATCTTCATTTAATACACTTGGAGAAACAAGGTAAGTATTTCTATGCATGCTTCCTAGGCGAAAAAATTCAACATTTTCAAGTCCAGGTATGGTGGAAAATATTTCTTTTTGAGCTTTCCATGTGAGGCGGGTTTGAAATCCAACCATATTCCAAGCATTATCGCCTAAACTTTCTTTGCGTAATTGAACAACTGCATATGGCATTTTGCCGGTTTTGGGATTGATAAGTCCTTTAGGTTTCATCGGGCCAAATGAAAGAGTACGTGGCCCACTTTCTGCTAAAACTTCAATTGGTTGGCAGCCATTAAAATACTTTGGTTCTTCAAAATTTTTATGGGGGACTTTTTCTCCAAGTAAGACTTTTTCAACAAAAGCAAAATATTCTTCTTTGTTAAACGGTAGATTTAAGTAATCACCATCCTCATCTGCATTAGAAATATCTGGCAATCCGGTTAATTTTTCATACACTAGCGTTGCATTAGAAATATCTGGGAATTCAGCTAATATTTCTTTGTTTTGAACTAGTTTTTTTTCATATAAACTAGTTTTTGATTGTCTATTTGCATAAAAAGCAACATCATAATTAATACTATCTCCATCCAAAATAGGAGCAATAGCATCATAAAAGTATAGTTGATCACTTTTTGTTAATTTTCTTAAGCTTTCAGCAAGAGCATCATCAGTTAAAGGACCTGTGGCAATCACAATTGCATTAAAATCTTTGAAAAGGTTAATTTCATCTACAGATTCAACAACTTTTTCAATAATTTCAATATTTTTATGGTTTCTTAACTTTTGCGTAATTTCTGATGAAAAAAGTTCTCGATCTACTGCTAGAGTTTCTCCTGCTGGCACTTCTGCATTTCTGGCCGCTGGAAGAATAAGACTCCCTAATTTTTCTAACTCAGCTTTTAAAGTTCCAGCAGGATTTAAACGGCTTTTAGATTTTAAACTGTTTGAACACACTAATTCAGCAAATAAATGTGGAGATATTTGTGCTGGGGTTGTTTTTCTCGTCTTCATTTCATATAAAGTGACAGATAATTGATAGTGTTCAGCTAAAATCCATGCACATTCACTACCTGCTAATCCAGCGCCAATAACTGCAACATTCATAGAACTATCCTTTTTAAGATTCTGAAAAAACAAAATTTTATAAATTTGGGTCTTAACGATGCCTAAATTTATGCTAAGAGTTTATATTGCAAAGTATGCTGTTTGTTTCAATACATTCTTTTGTTGATTTTAATGGCATTTGTTAAATATGAAAGAAAGAAGGATTAAGTATGCCGCTTTTTGTTGTGACAGGAGCTCATGGGTTTATTGGGACAAATATTGTGGAAAAAATCCTGGCTATGGATCCTACTGATTTGGGATTTCCTCAACATGCACCTATAAAATTTTCTAATTTTGTCGAACAAGGGCCCCAGGATTTAGGGTGCTCAGTCATTGCAAGTGATCTTTCCACTAGTATTAACAGGGATACTGCCAAGCGATTTTTAGGCTCAGCTCGCTACCAATATGTAGACTATAGAGATCTCATTTCTCATCTTGAAAAACTACCGCAAAAACCTGATGTAGTTATTCACAATGGAGCTTGTTCTTCTACAACAGAAACCGATGTAAATGTTTTTGCAGAGTTAAATTTAAACTATTCAATAGCACTATGGACATTTTGTGCTAAGCACTCTATTCCTTTTATATATGCCTCTAGTGCAGCAACTTATGGTGATGGATCCTTAGGGTTTTCAGATAAAAAAGAAGATTGTGAAAAATATACACCACTTAATTTATACGGAAAATCAAAACTAGATTTTGATATCTGGACTTTAAAACAAACCAATACTCCACCTTCATGGTTTGGTCTACGTTATTTTAATGTTTTTGGTCAATTTGAATCCCATAAAGGTGGTCAAGCAAGCATGGTTTATCATGGATACCAACAGGCTACTCGTACCGGTAAAATAAAGCTTTTTGAAAGTAACACTGCTAAGTATAAAAATGGAGAACAACTCAGAGATTTTGTATATATAGATGATATCGTTCAAGTGACTGTTCAACTCATAAAATTATCATTAGCAAGAATGCATCAACAATCTAGCATTATTCTGCCCGAAAATGGATTATTTTTAAATATAGGACGTGGGATAACTGAATCTTGGAATAGTTTGGCAGAGCAAGTTTTTTCAGCTCTTTCTCTCCCTGTCAATATCGAATATATTCCCATGCCTCCTAACATTATAAATCAATATCAAAATTATACTTGTGCAGATCTTTCTACATTGCGCTCAATAGGTATTCAACATGAATTTACATCTTTAAGTGCAGGAGTTAGAAAATATATTCAAAAGCATTTGATGCGCGGTCAATAGAATTTGTAAAATTCAATTTTTTTTATTATATTTCTATGGTTGTACTCAGTTTAAATAACTAAACAAAATGAAGGTTTTTTGCATGGACGCTCAACAACTGACACGCCAAATATATTGGTCACCTTCTGGTGGATTAAATGAAATTTTGCATATGACAACATATCTTTGGTTGTTCATTGCTACTGTTATTTTTGCTTATGGTGTCTGGAAGCATATTGTTCTTTGGAGAGCTGGAAAACCTGAAGTTTGTTTTGATAAGCCTGTGGAAAGAACTATTATTTTTTTCCGGAATGTTATTGCGCAAGCAAAAGTTTTGCGTTCGCGTAGACAAAGAGATCCTAAGCCTAAATCTATTTATGCCGCCTGGATGCATGGACTCATTTTTTATGGTTTTTTTGCTTTAGTTTTCTGTACAACTATTGTTGCTTTAAAAGACTATAACATCACGGATCTTTATCATGGATGGTTCTATGCGTTTGTTAAAGTTACAGGACAAATTGGCGGTGTTTCGTTAGCTATAGGTCTTTTAATGGGTATATTTAGAAGATCAAATAAAGAATATAAATTTAGTCATAGTCTTGGTTATACCTTGCTTTATTCTTTCCTTTTTTTATTAGTTATTCAAGGATTTTTGTTACAAGGATTTAGATTAGCTTTCGATCAACATGCCCCTGACACGCAATGGGCTTTTGTTGGTTATTTATTTAGTCTTTTCTATCCAAAAAATATGGACTCTAATAATGCCAATATGATTTATACTTCATTGTGGTATTTTCATATGGTAACAACTATGGCTTTTATAGCAACAGTCCCATATACAAGAGCATTGCATATTGTAACAGCTTCTTTAAATTTATATACACAAAGATTAACTCCTTCAGTAATGCTTGCAAAAATGGATTTTGAAAATGCAGAAGCAGAATATTTTGGTGCAAGAGATATTCGTGATTTCTCATGGAAAGACTTATTAAGTTTTGATAGCTGTACTGAATGTAGAAGATGTACAGATATTTGTCCTGCTAATGCAGTATTAAAGCCATTAGATCCTAGGGAAATAATTTTAAAAATGAAGAACAGTATGACTGTTGAAGCTTTATTTCCAAAACAAGGTGAAGAAGAAAAGCATTTTCTATTTGAAAATGGTGTAATAACACACAACGAAATTTGGGCATGCACTAATTGCGGTGGGTGTGTGAATGAATGTCCTGTCGGAATAGATCAACTTCGTACAATTATGCAGTTAAGACGGTACCAAACTTTATCTTTAGGTGAAATTCCTGCTTCAGCTGGCAAAGCAATAGAAAATATAAAACAATATAGTAATCCTTGGGGACTTGCATCGGCAGATCGTTTTAAATGGGCCGACGGACTAGATCTACCAATTATTACAGGAGATTCTCCAGAAGTAGAGTATCTGTATTATGTTGGTTGTGCAGGCGCTTATGATCTAGGGAATCAAAAGGTAGCAAAAGCTGTTGTCTCCATTTTAAAATATTGTGGAGTAAATTTTGCAGTCATGGGCAAAGCAGAAAAATGCAATGGTGAACCTGTTAAACGTTTAGGTGATGAATATTCTTTTGCAGAAATTGCTAATAGTAATGTTGAACAACTAAATAAATTAAAATTTAAAAAAATTGTCACCCACTGTCCACATTGCTTCAATACTTTAAAAAATGATTATCAAGAATATGGTGGAAATTATGAAGTTTATCATCATACACAATTATTATCAGAACTTCATAAAGCAAATAAATTGTCGTTACCTACAGAAGTTAACAAAACAGTTACTTTTCATGATCCTTGTTTTCTCGGAAGACATAATGGTGAATATGAAGCACCTCGCAAAATATTAGAAGCAGTTGCTGGTTTGCGTTTAGCTGAAATGGAAGCCAGCAGAGAAACTTCTAGTTGTTGTGGAATGGGTGGCGGTAACATGTGGTATGAAAGTGAAGGCGGTGGAAAGATTGTTGAACGAAGATTAGAACATGTCGCGCAAACTGGAGCTAAAACTTTAGTCACAGGCTGTTCATTTTGTATGATTAATTTTAAAAGTGCTTTTCAAAATATAGAAAAAACAAAAGACTTAGAAATTATGGATATAGCGGAAGCTGTGATGTTGGCTATGCCTAGTGACGTGAAAAATACAGGTAGTTCTAGGTTGAATTGATATTTGACATATCTTTGTGCTAAGGTTATCCCAAGGGAAATCGAGGTGGGAGGCTTTTCTAGTCTCTGGTTTACCTAACAATTTCTTCTGCTCTTAGGAGGGTGGTCTATGCACACCTTTAGTTTTGGTGAATTGGCACTCATTTTTGGGATTGTAATTGTATTATTTGGTGGAAAAAGAATTGCTTCAGTAGGTAAGGCTCTTGGAGAAGGAATTTCTAATTTTAAAAAAGGATTAAATGGTTCCTCTACTGATGATAAACAAATTTCTCCGCCGCAAAACTCGCAACATGCAAATCAGGTTGTAGATGTTGAGCACAAAGAAGTTCCAAAAGTCTAATGCATGACGCTTTTAAATGAATTAAAGCAAAAGCTAATATTTGTTGTTGGAAAAGGTGGGGTAGGAAGAACCACTGTTTCTGCATCCATAGCATATCATTATGCGCAACAAGGTGAAAAAGTTTTGCTAGTCCAATGGGCGTTAAAAGATGCCATTTCTCAACTGTATTCCATTCCAGCTTGCTCTCATAAAGAATCATTTACGCCTCATGGCTATAAAACTATGAATTTTTCAGCAGCCGAAGCAATAAAAGAATACTTTGTTGAGCATTTGAAAATGAAGCTTATTTATAATGTTGTCATTGAAAATAAACATGTTCAGAGACTTATTCATGCTGCGCCTGGTGTACAAGAGTTATTTTTTCTTGGTCGTCTTTTTTGGCTAGTAGAGCTTGCTGAAAAAGAAAAAGGTTATTCGTACGATAAAGTTATTGTAGATTCTCCAGCAACAGGTCATGGCTTATCATTATTTGGCATTGCGCCAGCTGTCGCAAATTTAGGAATGACAGGGCCTCTTGCTTATGAATGTGAAAGAGTAAATAGACTTTTATTAGATGAAGAAAAAACGGGTGTCTTAGTTGTTACTTTACCTGAAGAGTTACCAATCGAAGAAAGTATAGAAACTATCCCGAAAATTACAAGTCAATTGCTCAGACCACCATTAGCATTAATAGTAAATCAATCAGTTAATATTGAGAAATTCCCAACTTTTAATTTTTCTGAAGATGATATTTGGTTTAAAAGTTTGCTAGAAAAATTAAAGACTGATTACGCACAAAATGAATTAAAACTAATTTTATCTATACTGCACAAAAGAACTCATAGTGAAAATAAATTAACAAGCTGGGCAAAAAATCAAAAGGATAAAAAAAATAATTCACTGCCAGTAGTTTCTTTACCTGACCTAAATATTATTAATCAATCTAATTCACATCCTCAAATGCTTGAATTATTATCTTCTTACTTTTAAAAATTGAACTCCTCAAGAGGTTTCTATGGGAAAATCTTTTCCAAGATTGCATGTATTTTTAGGAGCTGGTGGAGTTGGAAAAACGACGTTATCTGCCTCTTTTGCTATATCTATGGCTCAAGCAGGGAAAAATGTCGGACTCATAAGTATAGATCCTGCAAAAAGATTGCAAACAGCTCTAGGTACAACGTCTATTACTGAAGAGGGGACTATCATTCCGCTTGAAAATTCAAAAGGACAATTGCGAGCTTCTGTTTTGCATATAGGTGATAGTTTAATGCGCTGGGTAGAAGAAAAAGGATTGTCACAAGAAAAAAAAGATAATTTATTAAAAAACCCCTATTTTTCTGCACTTTCAAATAAAATGGCTACCGCTATTGATACACTAGCTGCAATTCGTGTCGCAGAATGGCTTGAGCAATATCCTGACACTGAAGAACTAGTTATAGATACAGCACCAGGTATTCATGCAATAGATTTTATTGCTAAGCCTGAGAAAGTTTCATTATTTTTAGACAGTAAAATTATTGATTGGGTAAAATGGTTTGTCGGAAGTGCAAATGAAAAACAAAGTTTTGTTGCTAGAGCCTTCAAATCAGGGGCAAAAAAAATTATTGATGGTTTAGCTTTGGTAGGAGGTCGTAACTTTATTGTTAATTTTGGAGAATTTTTAATTTTATTAGATGAAGTTTTTGTTACAGCTTTGGAAAGAATTAAAATAGCGCAAAAGTGGTTAAATACACCTTCTACTCAAATTTTTATTGTTACTGCAATTAGAGAAGATGCAATTTTTATTGCAAAAGAAATTCAAAGAATTTTGGTTAATTTAGGAATAAAGCCTAAATATGCCATTATTAATAAAACATTTCCCGAACATTTAAGAATCGATACTAATCTTCTTCAATTTATTCAAGGTCATTCATTTATTGAAGAAAAAGAAAAATTATTTGCTAACTATTTGAAAAGTTATTTAGACACACAAGCTAAAATATCTAAGGAACTTTCATTTGCAAAAATATCCATCGTTGAAATTCCAATCGCCTCTGGATTAGACGGTGAACAAGAATTACGATTTTCAGATTTGTCATCTCTTGGAGATATTATTCAGCAAAAAACAGGAAGTATTTAAGATGAAATATATTACGTTAGTTCCTTTTGTAATTGGTGATGTTTTAATAAAACTTTTGGCTGGCTTGGGTCGCTTTTTATTGTTTTTTAAAGAAGTATTTGTTTGGTTTTTTAAGCCACCTTTTAGATTTAGTCTTTTAATTAAGCAGTTAGAATTTGTAGGAAATAAAAGTGCAACCATTATCTTAATTTCAGCATTTTTTGTAGGAGGCGTATTAGGTCTGCAATTGGGAGTTATTTTTAGATTGTTTAGTGCTGAGGGTTTAATGGGAGCTGCAACTGGAAAATCTCTAGCGCTTGAATTAGGTCCGGTGATGTGTGGTTTTATTGTCATTGGGCGTGCAGGTGCAGCTATGGCGGCTGAAATTGCGACAATGCGTGTGAATGAGCAAATTGATGCTATGGAGGCAATGGGTGTAAATCCAATAAGTTATTTAGTAATTCCAAGAGTTCTTGCCAGTACAATTATGATGCCAATACTTGCAGCTATTTTTTTATTTGTGGGTGTGATTGGTTGTTATGCAGTTGCTGTTATCTTTTATAAAGTTGATACGATGACTTTTATGCAACAATTAAAATGGATAGTTTATTGGAGCGATGTGATAAAAGGTTTAATTAAAGCGACGGCTTTTGGATTTATTTTTTCAACGATTGCATGTTATAAGGGTTTTAAAGCCAAAGGTGGTGCTAAAGGAGTTGGTGAGGCAACTACAAGCGCAGTTGTTGCTAGTTTGTTGTCAATCTTAGTGGGTGATTTTTTTATAACTATTTTTCAAATAAGGTAAATCATTTATATTATGTCAAGTCAAAGTATTGTTTCACTTGTTGAAGTAAAAAAATCATTTGGCAATAATCATGTATTAAATGGTTTAAATATAGATATCCCACGAAATAAAATTTCATTCATAATAGGGCGAAGTGGGGAAGGAAAATCTGTTACTTTAAAAAATATCATAGGTCTTTTAAAACCAGATTCCGGTTCTATTTTTATTAATGGCGAGAATATGGTAAGTGCTTCTAATGAAAAATGGGACGTAGTTAGAAGTAAGATTGGAATTCTTTTTCAGGACGGTGCATTATTTGATAGTTTGACTATTTTTGAAAATGTATCTTTTCCTTTACAAAATCATCGAAAACTTAGTCAGTCAGAAATGGAAAATGAAGTAGCTCAACTGCTTGCAACAGTAGGTTTACCTGGTATACAAGATAAATTTCCACCAGAATTATCAATTGGTGAAAGAAAAAGAGTAGGACTTGCACGTGCTTTGGCATTAAAACCAGAGTTGTTACTTTATGATGAACCTACAACAAGTATGGATCCTTTGGTTTCAGACTTAATTGATAATTTGATAATAAACACACAAAAAAATTTGGACGGTATCACATCTGTTGTGGTAAGTCATGACATCACGTCTGTGATGAACGTCGCAGAGTATGTTTTTCTTTTGCATAAAGGAAAAATATACTTTCATGGAACTCCAAATGATTTTGCTTCAAGTCATGACGAACTTGTTAGACAATTTTTAACTGGCGGCAGAAATGGACCATTAGAAGTTCCAATAGCTTAATTTAATATATATATGCGGAATCTAGAAATTAAGGATTAGTTTTACAATGGCACTGTCCTCTGAAGTTAAAGTTGGTTTGTTTACAATATTAGGTGCTTCAATCCTCACTACTACTGCTGTGGTTTTAGGTGGAAATCCGTTTGCATCAAAAAAACAACATTTTTATACCGTTATAAGTAACGTTAGAGGTGTGGCAGAGCGTACTCAAGTGCGTGCCTCGGGTGTCCAAGTTGGTGAAGTTACTTCAGTAGAAATTTTGCAAGATGGAGCAAAGATAAATTTTAGTGTTGATGGCAATTTAAAAATACCAAAAGGGTCTTTTCTTGAAATTAAATCAAGGGGTATTTTAGGTGATGTTTTTATTGAAATTGTCAGGAACCAAGCAGGTGTCGGATATATGGCTTCTGGTGAATTTATGCCTAGAAATCCAGAATCCAATGATATTGAAGCATTAATGACAAATTTAAATAATATTGCACGTGATATTAAAAAAATTACTGGTTCTTTATCTAACGTCTTAGGTACTAAAGAAGGTGAAATGTCTGTTAAAAATATTCTTGATAATATTGAAGGAGTTTCAGCTGACTTACGTGATATTACTTCGTCACAAAAAACAAATATAAAAGAGGCCATTAAAGGAATTCGTGATAGCGCTGTAAGAATAGCAAATTTAATAGAGCGAAATGATTCTAAAGTAGATCAAATTATTTCTGATTTAAAAACATTTAGCTCTGAATTAAGAAATATATCTACACCTGAAAATCGTGAAAAAATTGAAAATATTATTGCAAATGTTGATGAAGCTACAGCCTCAATAAAAAGAATGGCTGCAAAAATTGAAAAAGGTGAGGGTACAATTGGGCAGTTGATTGCAAAAGATGAAACAGCTGATGAAGTAAAAGCCACATTAAAAAGTATTCAAGATGTTGTAAAACCTATCTCACAATTGAAACTCACTATGATGGATAGGGCTGAATTTAGAGTTGCGAATGCTCAAACAGGCGATAAATTTACTAATGAATTTGATTTAATGTTTTCCACAAGACCTGATAGATATTACCTATTAGGTATTACAAATGTTTCTTACGGTAGGCAAGTTGATACTACAACTGCAACTACAACAACAAATGGAAATACGACAACCACAACAACACAAAAAAATACCAATGAAAATGTTTCAAATTTACGGTACAATTTACAAATTTCTCAAAGAATTGGTTTTATGGGGCTGCGTGTTGGTATGTTTGCTAGTTCTGGCGGATTTGCAACTGACTTTTTTGCATTTAAAGATCGCTTAGTTGGTACTGTAGAATTTTCACAATTTGGTGGTAGCCCTACACCTTCGGATACTCAATATGGAAGCAAAGGGGCATTTAATATTAAGGCCTTTACAAACGTATTCATTACGCCAAATATTTTTCTTACCGCTGGTGTAGATGGTTTAGTTTTATATGATAAACCATTTCCATTTGTTGGTGCTGGTCTATCTATTACGGATGAAGATATAAAAGGACTATTAGGCGTGGCTGCTTTAGCAAAGTAGAAATTTAACCTTATTTTTAAATATTTTAATAAAAAAAGACGAGGAGATTATTTTATCTCTTCGTCCCTTTGTCAAACTTTAATTAAAGCTTGGCATCATAAGCTTTAAATTTTGGTGTTGACTTACCTGGAACTTTTAGCACAAGATTGCCATTTTCATTAGTATCA
The Pigmentibacter ruber genome window above contains:
- a CDS encoding ArsA family ATPase: MTLLNELKQKLIFVVGKGGVGRTTVSASIAYHYAQQGEKVLLVQWALKDAISQLYSIPACSHKESFTPHGYKTMNFSAAEAIKEYFVEHLKMKLIYNVVIENKHVQRLIHAAPGVQELFFLGRLFWLVELAEKEKGYSYDKVIVDSPATGHGLSLFGIAPAVANLGMTGPLAYECERVNRLLLDEEKTGVLVVTLPEELPIEESIETIPKITSQLLRPPLALIVNQSVNIEKFPTFNFSEDDIWFKSLLEKLKTDYAQNELKLILSILHKRTHSENKLTSWAKNQKDKKNNSLPVVSLPDLNIINQSNSHPQMLELLSSYF
- a CDS encoding twin-arginine translocase TatA/TatE family subunit, which translates into the protein MHTFSFGELALIFGIVIVLFGGKRIASVGKALGEGISNFKKGLNGSSTDDKQISPPQNSQHANQVVDVEHKEVPKV
- a CDS encoding MlaE family ABC transporter permease gives rise to the protein MKYITLVPFVIGDVLIKLLAGLGRFLLFFKEVFVWFFKPPFRFSLLIKQLEFVGNKSATIILISAFFVGGVLGLQLGVIFRLFSAEGLMGAATGKSLALELGPVMCGFIVIGRAGAAMAAEIATMRVNEQIDAMEAMGVNPISYLVIPRVLASTIMMPILAAIFLFVGVIGCYAVAVIFYKVDTMTFMQQLKWIVYWSDVIKGLIKATAFGFIFSTIACYKGFKAKGGAKGVGEATTSAVVASLLSILVGDFFITIFQIR
- a CDS encoding heterodisulfide reductase-related iron-sulfur binding cluster, with product MDAQQLTRQIYWSPSGGLNEILHMTTYLWLFIATVIFAYGVWKHIVLWRAGKPEVCFDKPVERTIIFFRNVIAQAKVLRSRRQRDPKPKSIYAAWMHGLIFYGFFALVFCTTIVALKDYNITDLYHGWFYAFVKVTGQIGGVSLAIGLLMGIFRRSNKEYKFSHSLGYTLLYSFLFLLVIQGFLLQGFRLAFDQHAPDTQWAFVGYLFSLFYPKNMDSNNANMIYTSLWYFHMVTTMAFIATVPYTRALHIVTASLNLYTQRLTPSVMLAKMDFENAEAEYFGARDIRDFSWKDLLSFDSCTECRRCTDICPANAVLKPLDPREIILKMKNSMTVEALFPKQGEEEKHFLFENGVITHNEIWACTNCGGCVNECPVGIDQLRTIMQLRRYQTLSLGEIPASAGKAIENIKQYSNPWGLASADRFKWADGLDLPIITGDSPEVEYLYYVGCAGAYDLGNQKVAKAVVSILKYCGVNFAVMGKAEKCNGEPVKRLGDEYSFAEIANSNVEQLNKLKFKKIVTHCPHCFNTLKNDYQEYGGNYEVYHHTQLLSELHKANKLSLPTEVNKTVTFHDPCFLGRHNGEYEAPRKILEAVAGLRLAEMEASRETSSCCGMGGGNMWYESEGGGKIVERRLEHVAQTGAKTLVTGCSFCMINFKSAFQNIEKTKDLEIMDIAEAVMLAMPSDVKNTGSSRLN
- a CDS encoding ArsA family ATPase, with amino-acid sequence MGKSFPRLHVFLGAGGVGKTTLSASFAISMAQAGKNVGLISIDPAKRLQTALGTTSITEEGTIIPLENSKGQLRASVLHIGDSLMRWVEEKGLSQEKKDNLLKNPYFSALSNKMATAIDTLAAIRVAEWLEQYPDTEELVIDTAPGIHAIDFIAKPEKVSLFLDSKIIDWVKWFVGSANEKQSFVARAFKSGAKKIIDGLALVGGRNFIVNFGEFLILLDEVFVTALERIKIAQKWLNTPSTQIFIVTAIREDAIFIAKEIQRILVNLGIKPKYAIINKTFPEHLRIDTNLLQFIQGHSFIEEKEKLFANYLKSYLDTQAKISKELSFAKISIVEIPIASGLDGEQELRFSDLSSLGDIIQQKTGSI